The Megasphaera vaginalis (ex Bordigoni et al. 2020) genomic interval ACAAAGATTGCCATGGTTTCCGTTGCCGTGGAAGAAATGGCCCTGACGGAAATTGCGCCGCAGGCGGAGAAAATAAAAGAAATAAAGACGACTGTCGCGTCGCTCCGTCTTGATGCCGTGGCCTCATCCGGTTTTGGACTTTCCCGGACCAAAGCGGCGGAAGCGATCAAAGGGGAACGCGTTCAGGTCAATTGGCAACCCGTCAAGAGTCCGTCCCGCGATGTAAAGGTCGGCGATATGATTTCGCTGCGCGGCAAGGGGCGGATGGAAATCGCGGCCATTACCGGTACGTCGCGTAAAGGCCGCATCGGCGTGTTGTTGAAACGATACCTGTAATCGTGTATAATAAAGCGATATACCGGTTTTGAAAGGAGTTTTCTATATGCTGACACCAATGGATATACACAATAAAGAGTTCAAAAAGGGGATGCGCGGTTATAATACGGAAGACGTTGATTCTTTTTTGGACGGATTGGCCGCGGATTATGAAAAAGTATATCGTGAATACAGTGAATTAAAAGATCGTTGCGAAAAAATACAGGATAAACTGGCACAGTACGAAAAAATCGAAGCGACGATGAACAGTACCCTGATGTTGGCGCAGGAAACAGCTGAAAATGTCAAGGTTTCCGCTCGCAAAGAAGCGGATCTGATCATTCAGGAAGCGGAAAACCAGAAGAAGCAAATGCTCAGTGAAACTTCGCTGAACATGTCGACGGCACAGCAGGATATGGATAAGCTGAAAGCGCAGACTAATGCGTTTCGCGCCAAGTGCCGCGCTCTTCTTACGAGCCAACTCCGCCTGCTTGACGATATGGCTTTGGATGAGGCGAACGATGCCGGTGCGGCGGAACCTGTGGAGCTTGCAGAAAATAAGCAAGAGTGATCGGGAAAGTAAATAATGAGGTGGAAGATATGCTCTCTTTCGGGATATGATACTGTTGTCGCCGTCAGAGAGTATATTTAATTTGCTGGAGGACATGATGAAACGTACCTTAGGACTATTGCTTATGCTGACGGCAGCCGTGACTTTTTCCGCCGGCGCTTACAATCTTTATGCGCCAAATCCCTTTGACACGATGGATCGAAGCAGTTGGGAATTTGTTTATTTGGAAGCTTTGACGGAAAAAGGCCTGACTGGCGTCGACAAGAGCCGGTTTTCACCGGACTATTCGCTGACTCGTTACGAGATGGCGCAGATGGTGGAGACGGCCTGGCGGAATCGGCAGCTGGCGGCGACGGCCGATCAGGAAAAAATAACGAAACTGCGGCAGGCATTCCGTCGCGAATTGCCGGAACGTGCAGATGACGATGATACCGGGAAAGATGCTAAAACGTATGATTGGCGTTCAGGAGAGATACGATGACCGATCAATATCCAGATATCAGGCTGGTGGCGATTGATTTAGACGATACGCTGCTCTGTGACGATCACACCGTTTCCGCGCGGACACTGCGCGTGCTTGAAGCGGTCCGAGCCAAAGGGATTCATGTCGTTATTGCGACAGGTCGCATGTATGCGACTGCCGCTCCCTATGCCAGATTACTCCGGTTGGGAAACGTGCCGCTGATGCTTTTTTCGGGGTCCCTGATCCAGCGCGCTGAATCGAAAGAGATTCTGTATCAAAAGGCGATTCCCAGAGACGCGGCACGGCGGCTCCTGCAGTTGGCGAAGAAAAGAAATTGGACGATGCAGTCGTATATTCATGACGTTCTGCGTGTTGCGGCATATACGGACGCGGTGCGGGATTACGAACGGTCGACGGGAGCGGCGGCAGTAGTTTGCGGCGATGATTTTTACGAACCTGTCGGGGATCCGGACAAGCTTCTTTCCTTTGGCACGCCGGAAGAATTAGCGGCAGAAACGGAGGAAATTAAAGCGACGATGGGAAACAGCTTCAACTTGATGCGTTCCAAGCCAACTTATTTGGAAATCGTTTCCCCCGGCGTCTCTAAAGGGGACGGCTTGCAAAAACTTTGCCGTCTCTACAACATCCCGTTAGCCGGCACCATGGCTTTCGGGAATTCGCAGAACGATTTGGCAATGCTCCGTGCCGCCGGTTTTTCCGTTGCCGTCGCCAATGGCGATGATAATGTGCGGGCTGCGGCAATGTACGTTACGGTTTCCAATAATGAAGACGGCGTGGCGGCGGCGTTGGAAAGATTTATTCTTTAAGGGGGAGATGGAATGGATACGTTTCATTTAATTATCGTGACGGGCATGTCCGGCGCCGGCAAAAGCCAGGCTGTGCAGGCGCTGGAAGATATGGGATATTTTTGTATCGACAACATACCGCCCGTATTGATTCCTAAATTTGCCGAGCTTTGCATTAAAGGCGGTGAACGGGTTCGGCACGTCGCGTTGATTGCCGATATTCGTGGCGGCGAATTTTTTGATGCCATGACCCAGTCTTTGCATGAATTGGAGGAACAGTGTGTTTCCTATGAAATCCTTTTCATGGAGGCGTCGGACCGGACGCTGATCAACCGCTATAAAGAGACGCGGCGCATGCATCCGCTGGCGCCGCACGGACGTATCAGTCAAGGCATTGCGGCGGAACGGGCGCGCCTTGCCGACTTGCGCCGTCATGCAAACTTCGTCATCGACACGACCGATATGAAGCCCAAAAAGCTGAAAGATATATTGATCAAAAAGTATGCTCTCAATACGACCAAGAAAAGTCTTGCCGTTACCGTCGTTTCTTTCGGGTTTAAACATGGAATGCCTCTCGATGCCGATATCGTCGAAGATGTCCGCTTTCTGCCGAATCCGTTTTATGTCGAAGAATATCGGCACAAATCGGGACGCGTGCCGGCTGTACGGAATTATGTCGAAAGCTTCCCCGTTACGGAGACGTATAAAGAAAAGTGGTTCGGCATGATCGATTTTCTTTTGCCGAATTACGAAAGAGAAGGCAAGAGCCAGCTCGTCATTGCCGTCGGATGTACAGGCGGCATGCATCGTAGCGTCTGCATTGCCGAAGCCCTGTATAAGCATTTGAAGGAGTGCGGCGTCGACGTCAATATTGAGCATCGCGATCTGAATAAGAACGAAGTTGAAGAAGATGCGCCGGGGTATGAAGGAGAATAACGGAGGAAAACGGAATGCGATTGTTTAAATGGCTCCATCCGGGACTGCATGTAAAACGGTGGCTTTTTCTTTTCGGTCTCGGCATGATGGCAACGAGTTTCGGTTTGGTGCTGACCTTTAATTACCAATGGCTCGGCGCCGTTGAGGAATGGACTTTCCGCATGTTGTATGAGGCGACGGGTCATTACAATTATACGGTGCTGGCAAGTCTCGGCGTCGCGATCATCCTTTGCGGCATGGCGATCATGGCCTGGTCGACGCGTCGCCTGATCCGGACGATGATCGGTGTCGTCTTGCCGACGGAATCCGGCAATCTCAGTGAATTGATTCTTTCCAATATGAAACTGACGAAGGGACCGAAGGTCGTCGTTATCGGCGGCGGCACCGGTCTTTCCGTCATGCTCAGAGGCCTGAAAAACAAGACGTACAATCTGACTGCCGTCGTTACAGTCGCCGACGACGGCGGTTCATCAGGCAGGATTCGCGAAGAATTGGATATCATTGCGCCCGGTGATCTGCGTAACTGCTTGGTCGCGATGGCTGATAAAGAAGGGCTCATGGAGAAATTATTCGCCCATCGTTTCGGCGGATCGGGAGAATTGAC includes:
- the rapZ gene encoding RNase adapter RapZ; this translates as MDTFHLIIVTGMSGAGKSQAVQALEDMGYFCIDNIPPVLIPKFAELCIKGGERVRHVALIADIRGGEFFDAMTQSLHELEEQCVSYEILFMEASDRTLINRYKETRRMHPLAPHGRISQGIAAERARLADLRRHANFVIDTTDMKPKKLKDILIKKYALNTTKKSLAVTVVSFGFKHGMPLDADIVEDVRFLPNPFYVEEYRHKSGRVPAVRNYVESFPVTETYKEKWFGMIDFLLPNYEREGKSQLVIAVGCTGGMHRSVCIAEALYKHLKECGVDVNIEHRDLNKNEVEEDAPGYEGE
- a CDS encoding DivIVA domain-containing protein; translated protein: MLTPMDIHNKEFKKGMRGYNTEDVDSFLDGLAADYEKVYREYSELKDRCEKIQDKLAQYEKIEATMNSTLMLAQETAENVKVSARKEADLIIQEAENQKKQMLSETSLNMSTAQQDMDKLKAQTNAFRAKCRALLTSQLRLLDDMALDEANDAGAAEPVELAENKQE
- a CDS encoding Cof-type HAD-IIB family hydrolase, whose translation is MTDQYPDIRLVAIDLDDTLLCDDHTVSARTLRVLEAVRAKGIHVVIATGRMYATAAPYARLLRLGNVPLMLFSGSLIQRAESKEILYQKAIPRDAARRLLQLAKKRNWTMQSYIHDVLRVAAYTDAVRDYERSTGAAAVVCGDDFYEPVGDPDKLLSFGTPEELAAETEEIKATMGNSFNLMRSKPTYLEIVSPGVSKGDGLQKLCRLYNIPLAGTMAFGNSQNDLAMLRAAGFSVAVANGDDNVRAAAMYVTVSNNEDGVAAALERFIL